Proteins encoded in a region of the Bacteroidales bacterium genome:
- a CDS encoding ABC transporter permease has translation MNRFKLKWDKYLLVLSIASKAILENKVRSLLTALGIIFGVAAVISMLAIGNGAKKEVLDQMKLVGVNNIVITPRLLRAEQTADEDNQENDLAKAKLSSGLNLKEAAAMKEIIPTIIRVSPEVTNETIVIYENKSIAGDFTGVTPDFFEVYSLDIIKGQLFNEKHYEYGEQVCIIGHKIKSRLFPTEEAIGKQIKCGDVWLRVIGVLKSRGIDSGDGNLGIDDFNMNVYAPIQTALLRFNDRSVISKSSLVSGRNNNETNDNNRNQLDKIVVQVKEAEQLQATANVLQRMLERRHAGAKDFRVIVPELLLKQEQKTRNIFNIVLGAIASISLIVGGIGIMNIMLASVMERIREIGVRRAIGATQSDVILQFLTEATLISVFGGIIGIFLGLIIAFLITQLTGILTIVSVFSILISFGVSAGIGVLFGYMPAKKAALQDPVTSLRHE, from the coding sequence ATGGGATAAGTACTTGCTTGTCCTCAGTATTGCATCCAAAGCTATTTTAGAGAATAAAGTTCGCTCATTGTTAACAGCTTTAGGGATAATTTTTGGCGTTGCAGCTGTTATTTCTATGCTCGCCATAGGAAATGGAGCTAAGAAAGAAGTACTCGATCAAATGAAATTAGTTGGAGTTAACAATATTGTTATTACTCCTCGTTTGCTACGTGCCGAACAAACTGCTGATGAAGATAATCAAGAAAACGATTTAGCTAAAGCTAAACTTTCTTCGGGCTTAAATCTTAAAGAAGCTGCCGCAATGAAGGAAATTATCCCAACTATTATTAGAGTGTCTCCGGAGGTAACTAACGAAACCATTGTGATTTATGAGAATAAAAGTATTGCCGGTGATTTTACCGGCGTTACTCCCGATTTTTTTGAAGTATATAGTCTTGACATCATTAAAGGTCAGCTTTTTAATGAAAAGCATTATGAGTATGGCGAGCAGGTTTGTATTATCGGTCATAAGATAAAATCGCGACTATTTCCTACAGAAGAGGCTATTGGAAAGCAAATTAAATGTGGAGATGTATGGTTGCGTGTTATCGGCGTTCTGAAAAGTCGAGGAATTGACTCCGGAGATGGTAACTTGGGAATCGATGATTTTAATATGAATGTTTATGCTCCCATTCAAACGGCACTTTTACGCTTTAACGATAGATCGGTTATTAGTAAATCCAGTTTGGTTTCGGGAAGAAATAATAATGAAACAAACGATAATAATAGAAATCAGCTTGATAAAATAGTGGTTCAGGTAAAAGAAGCCGAACAGTTGCAAGCCACGGCAAATGTACTTCAACGTATGTTGGAAAGGCGACATGCCGGAGCCAAAGATTTTAGAGTTATTGTCCCCGAACTTTTACTGAAACAAGAGCAAAAAACACGTAATATTTTTAATATTGTGTTGGGGGCTATTGCAAGTATATCTTTAATTGTAGGTGGTATTGGGATTATGAATATTATGCTTGCTTCTGTAATGGAGCGTATACGCGAAATAGGAGTGAGGCGCGCTATTGGCGCAACTCAAAGCGATGTTATTCTCCAGTTTTTAACCGAAGCTACTTTAATTTCTGTTTTTGGTGGAATTATTGGAATATTTTTGGGTTTAATCATCGCGTTTTTAATTACGCAGCTAACGGGAATTCTAACCATAGTATCTGTATTTTCAATATTAATTTCTTTTGGAGTTTCGGCAGGAATTGGTGTTCTCTTTGGCTATATGCCGGCAAAAAAAGCCGCATTACAAGATCCTGTAACTTCTTTGCGTCACGAATAA